A stretch of Natronococcus sp. CG52 DNA encodes these proteins:
- a CDS encoding pyridoxal-phosphate-dependent aminotransferase family protein produces MTKKREYKDDYPDKTLYIPGPTEVREDVIEAMCEPMFGHRMDRMTDLYTTVVEDTKEFLGTDNDVIILTGSGTEFMESSILNLVDENVLCTTCGSFSERQANVAERLDKSVDTLEYEWGRAVKPEDVREALEASEAEYDAVTCVMNESSTGVRNPVEEIGDVVAEYPDTCFVVDAVSSLGGDYVDIDEHNIDVIFTSIQKAFAMPPGLAVCAVSDDAYERELEKDSASWYGGFQRTIDYYDRKGQTHSTPAIPVMLAYREQMKYMLEESHEARDRRHREMAEYTREWAREHFEMFPEEGYESQTVACIENTQGIDVAETIETVSERYDMVFSNGYGSQLGEQTFRIGHMGEHDLESIEELTDAIEDVAGL; encoded by the coding sequence GTGACCAAGAAACGCGAATACAAGGACGACTATCCCGACAAAACGCTGTACATCCCGGGTCCGACCGAGGTGCGCGAGGACGTCATCGAGGCGATGTGCGAGCCGATGTTCGGCCACCGTATGGACCGAATGACGGATCTGTACACGACCGTCGTCGAAGACACGAAGGAGTTTCTCGGCACCGACAACGACGTCATCATCCTCACGGGTTCGGGGACCGAGTTCATGGAGAGTTCGATCCTCAACCTCGTCGACGAGAACGTCCTCTGTACGACCTGCGGCAGTTTCAGCGAGCGGCAGGCCAACGTCGCCGAACGCCTCGACAAGTCCGTCGATACGCTCGAGTACGAGTGGGGACGGGCAGTCAAACCCGAGGACGTGCGCGAGGCGCTCGAAGCGAGTGAGGCCGAGTACGACGCCGTCACCTGCGTGATGAACGAGAGTTCGACCGGCGTCCGGAACCCCGTCGAGGAGATCGGCGACGTCGTCGCCGAGTATCCCGACACCTGCTTCGTCGTCGACGCCGTCTCGTCGCTGGGCGGCGACTACGTCGACATCGACGAACACAACATCGACGTCATCTTCACGTCGATCCAGAAGGCCTTCGCCATGCCGCCGGGACTGGCGGTCTGCGCAGTCAGCGACGACGCCTACGAGCGCGAACTCGAGAAGGATTCCGCGTCGTGGTACGGCGGCTTCCAGCGAACGATCGACTACTACGACCGGAAGGGACAGACCCACTCCACGCCGGCGATTCCCGTCATGCTGGCCTACCGCGAGCAGATGAAATACATGCTCGAGGAGAGCCACGAGGCGCGCGACCGGCGCCACCGAGAGATGGCCGAGTACACGCGCGAGTGGGCCCGCGAACACTTCGAGATGTTCCCCGAGGAGGGATACGAGTCCCAGACGGTGGCCTGCATCGAGAACACGCAGGGCATCGACGTCGCCGAAACCATCGAAACCGTCTCCGAGCGGTACGATATGGTCTTCTCGAACGGGTACGGCTCGCAACTCGGCGAGCAGACGTTCCGCATCGGCCACATGGGTGAACACGACCTCGAGAGTATCGAGGAGCTAACTGACGCTATCGAAGACGTCGCCGGTCTGTGA
- a CDS encoding S8 family peptidase: MQLNRRRLLGGIGAGVAVGLLGAPASAAETDTDRERVFVHPRTGLLDDLGELVDVIEAVGGTPVLEYDNFEFVVAEVPADARTDLLDDRRVASVEEDEETGIPSDWSPSLPNILDPPDNSDCSTHPDQRPSWGLERIGADDVEPDGSDVDVGILDTGIESEHCSLSVAGGRNFTGDGMSDDYEDRHGHGTHVAGVAGASDNDVGVVGVAPGANLYAVKVLGDDGSGRYSELIAGIDWCMSNDVELISMSLGGESESSTVDEAIDAAHSAGHLLLCAAGNEGNDGDGSCEAETMTYPATHDDVVAVTAMDEDDTLASYSSVGSAIDLLAPGTAVTSTIVGNEYAEASGTSIACPFVTGVAALVWGTREEEGPGPNEPVGEILAETAAEVLGTCEEGDGLVDARAAVGDDRSTDGGDRGGNRGDESAVGGAAGSLLERVASAFEQVVDLVAGVFERLRGLFR; this comes from the coding sequence ATGCAACTCAACCGGCGGCGGCTACTCGGCGGTATCGGGGCCGGCGTCGCGGTCGGGCTACTCGGCGCGCCCGCGTCGGCCGCGGAGACCGACACCGACAGGGAGCGGGTGTTCGTGCACCCGCGGACGGGACTGCTCGACGATCTCGGTGAACTCGTCGACGTGATCGAGGCCGTCGGCGGAACCCCGGTCCTCGAGTACGACAACTTCGAGTTCGTCGTCGCAGAGGTTCCGGCCGACGCGCGAACGGACTTGCTCGACGATCGTCGCGTGGCGTCCGTCGAGGAGGACGAGGAGACGGGGATCCCCTCGGACTGGTCGCCGTCCCTGCCGAACATCCTGGATCCCCCGGACAACTCCGACTGTTCCACCCACCCCGACCAACGGCCGTCCTGGGGCTTGGAACGTATCGGTGCCGACGACGTCGAACCGGACGGGTCGGACGTCGACGTCGGTATTCTCGACACGGGAATCGAGTCAGAACACTGCAGTCTGTCGGTCGCCGGCGGTCGGAACTTCACCGGTGACGGGATGTCCGACGACTACGAGGACCGCCACGGCCACGGGACGCACGTTGCCGGTGTCGCGGGTGCATCGGACAACGACGTCGGCGTCGTGGGCGTCGCTCCCGGTGCGAACCTGTACGCGGTGAAGGTGCTCGGCGACGACGGATCCGGCCGGTACAGCGAGCTGATCGCCGGGATCGACTGGTGCATGTCGAACGACGTGGAGCTGATCTCGATGAGCCTCGGCGGCGAGTCAGAGAGTTCCACGGTCGACGAGGCCATCGACGCCGCGCATTCGGCGGGCCACCTCCTGCTCTGTGCGGCCGGCAACGAGGGAAACGACGGCGACGGATCGTGCGAGGCGGAGACGATGACGTATCCCGCGACGCACGACGACGTCGTCGCGGTCACCGCGATGGACGAGGACGACACGCTGGCGTCCTACAGCAGCGTCGGTTCAGCTATCGACCTGCTGGCGCCGGGAACGGCCGTCACCTCGACGATCGTCGGCAACGAGTACGCCGAGGCGAGCGGGACGAGCATCGCCTGCCCGTTCGTCACCGGCGTCGCGGCGCTGGTCTGGGGGACCCGCGAGGAGGAGGGACCGGGACCGAACGAACCGGTCGGGGAGATCCTCGCCGAGACGGCAGCGGAAGTTCTCGGAACCTGCGAGGAAGGAGACGGACTCGTAGACGCCCGCGCGGCGGTCGGCGACGATCGCTCGACCGACGGCGGCGACCGCGGCGGGAATCGAGGCGACGAATCCGCCGTCGGCGGAGCGGCGGGATCGCTACTCGAGCGGGTCGCGTCGGCGTTCGAGCAGGTCGTCGACCTGGTCGCTGGCGTCTTCGAGCGGCTTCGTGGGTTGTTTCGGTAG